Proteins from a genomic interval of Asticcacaulis sp. AND118:
- the gltX gene encoding glutamate--tRNA ligase, giving the protein MMASTLTQVVTRFAPSPTGYLHIGGARTALFNWLYARHTGGRFLIRIEDTDRERSTREAVDAIFKGLDWLGLNTEEPIVFQSTREARHKAVVEQLYASGHAYACFMTPEETEAARERAKAEGRALRSTWRDRTPDATQLTQPHVIRFKGPLDEPLIIEDAVQGTVTFNTKDMDDLILLRSDGTPTYNLAVVVDDHDMGVTHIIRGDDHLNNAARQTLIYKAAGWDVPTFAHIPLIHGPDGAKLSKRHGAQAVGDYEALGYLPEAMRNYLARLGWSHGDDEIFTDAQMIEWFDIADINKAPARLDFAKLGHVNAHWIRECAPERLVALVLNEVRVRGEVADNAEEILARTLPEVKERAQTIPDLAAACAFALTKNDFTLDEKTKNLLTEETVQRLRRLHENLLSQTNWSAVELDVELKKFVENEGVGFGKIGPVLRGILSAGHPAPDISRTLAALGKADSLARLKQALFI; this is encoded by the coding sequence ATCATGGCCTCTACCTTGACGCAAGTTGTTACCCGTTTCGCGCCTTCGCCCACCGGCTACCTGCATATCGGCGGCGCCCGCACCGCCCTGTTCAACTGGCTCTACGCCAGACATACGGGTGGGCGTTTCCTGATCCGCATCGAGGATACCGACCGCGAGCGCTCCACCAGGGAAGCTGTGGACGCCATTTTCAAGGGGCTGGACTGGCTGGGGCTGAACACCGAAGAGCCGATCGTCTTCCAATCGACGCGCGAAGCCCGTCACAAGGCAGTGGTCGAACAGCTCTATGCCTCCGGCCACGCCTATGCCTGCTTCATGACGCCGGAAGAGACCGAGGCTGCCCGCGAACGGGCCAAGGCCGAGGGTCGCGCCCTGCGCTCGACTTGGCGCGATCGCACGCCCGACGCCACCCAGTTGACGCAGCCGCACGTCATCCGCTTCAAAGGGCCGCTCGACGAACCGTTGATCATCGAAGACGCGGTGCAGGGCACGGTGACCTTCAACACCAAGGATATGGACGACCTGATCCTGCTGCGTTCGGACGGCACGCCGACCTATAATCTGGCCGTGGTGGTCGACGATCATGACATGGGCGTCACCCATATCATACGTGGCGACGACCACCTGAACAATGCCGCGCGCCAAACCCTGATCTATAAGGCCGCCGGTTGGGACGTGCCGACCTTCGCCCATATTCCGCTGATCCACGGCCCGGACGGCGCCAAGCTCAGCAAGCGCCACGGCGCTCAGGCGGTAGGCGATTACGAAGCCCTCGGCTACCTGCCCGAAGCCATGCGCAACTATCTGGCCCGGCTCGGCTGGTCGCACGGCGACGACGAAATCTTCACCGACGCCCAGATGATCGAATGGTTCGATATCGCCGACATTAACAAGGCCCCCGCGCGTCTCGATTTCGCCAAGCTGGGCCACGTCAATGCCCACTGGATCAGAGAGTGCGCGCCCGAACGCCTTGTCGCGCTTGTGTTGAATGAGGTGCGCGTACGCGGCGAAGTCGCCGACAACGCTGAGGAAATCCTCGCGCGCACGCTTCCGGAAGTGAAGGAACGGGCGCAGACGATTCCGGATCTGGCCGCCGCTTGCGCTTTTGCATTGACGAAAAATGATTTTACTCTTGATGAAAAGACGAAAAATCTGCTCACCGAGGAGACGGTGCAACGCCTGAGGCGGCTTCACGAAAATTTGTTAAGTCAGACAAATTGGAGCGCTGTTGAACTGGACGTCGAATTGAAAAAATTCGTTGAAAATGAAGGCGTTGGCTTTGGGAAGATCGGTCCGGTCCTGCGGGGAATCCTCTCTGCCGGTCACCCCGCCCCCGACATTTCGAGGACTTTGGCGGCTCTCGGCAAGGCCGATAGCCTTGCCCGACTAAAGCAGGCTCTTTTCATTTAG
- the fabZ gene encoding 3-hydroxyacyl-ACP dehydratase FabZ, whose amino-acid sequence MTTDNASDVPEAGEQGIDITYQEVMKRLPHRYPFLLIDRGENWIKNKSMVGIKNVTFNEPFFNGHFPENPVMPGVLIIEALGQTGAVLMSKSLDVSVEGKTIFFMGMDGVKFRSPVRPGDQLRMHVEVTRHRGDVFKFRGEAFVNKKIVCECEFAAMVVENPQ is encoded by the coding sequence ATGACCACCGATAATGCCAGCGATGTTCCGGAAGCCGGGGAACAAGGTATCGACATCACCTATCAGGAGGTGATGAAGCGCCTTCCGCATCGCTATCCGTTTCTGCTCATCGATCGCGGTGAAAACTGGATCAAGAACAAGAGCATGGTCGGCATCAAGAACGTCACGTTCAACGAGCCGTTCTTCAATGGGCATTTCCCTGAGAACCCGGTGATGCCGGGCGTGCTGATTATCGAGGCGCTGGGCCAGACCGGTGCCGTGCTGATGTCGAAGTCGCTCGACGTATCGGTCGAAGGCAAGACCATCTTCTTCATGGGCATGGACGGCGTGAAGTTCCGCAGCCCCGTGCGTCCGGGCGATCAGTTGCGCATGCACGTCGAGGTAACGCGTCACCGGGGCGATGTGTTCAAATTCCGGGGCGAAGCCTTTGTGAACAAGAAAATCGTTTGCGAATGCGAGTTCGCGGCCATGGTGGTCGAGAACCCGCAATGA
- a CDS encoding LpxI family protein, with protein sequence MEKLGLIAGGGRVPVEIARYLKRSGRPYCVVRLAGLADAELSAHPGHDIDIGHFQQIFVALAQEGCRAVCMVGYVKRPDFDAMPRDEGGATHLPGIQAAGRGGDDSLLRQVARVFESQGYAIEGAHEANPELRLDEGLQAGEAPSPEALDDVEEAFRIAHAIGALDIGQAAVVAGKITLAVEAQEGTDALLKRITTLSPVLIGTPERRRGVLAKVPKPIQDLRLDMPTIGVQTVEAAAAAGLSGIVGQAGALLVVDKARVYARAAELGLFIYGHAPNT encoded by the coding sequence ATGGAAAAGCTTGGCCTCATCGCCGGCGGGGGACGGGTGCCGGTCGAGATCGCCCGCTATCTGAAGCGCTCCGGACGCCCCTATTGCGTCGTCCGGCTTGCCGGGCTGGCCGATGCGGAACTGAGCGCGCATCCCGGTCACGACATCGATATCGGCCATTTCCAGCAGATCTTCGTCGCCCTGGCGCAGGAGGGCTGCCGCGCCGTGTGCATGGTGGGCTATGTCAAGCGTCCGGACTTCGACGCCATGCCGCGCGATGAGGGCGGCGCGACGCACCTGCCGGGGATTCAGGCGGCCGGGCGTGGCGGCGACGACTCGCTCCTGCGGCAAGTTGCCAGGGTGTTTGAGAGCCAGGGCTATGCCATAGAGGGCGCGCACGAGGCTAACCCCGAACTGCGGCTCGACGAGGGTTTGCAGGCCGGGGAAGCGCCGTCGCCCGAAGCGCTGGATGATGTGGAGGAAGCCTTCCGCATCGCCCACGCCATCGGTGCGCTGGATATCGGTCAGGCGGCGGTCGTCGCCGGCAAGATCACGCTGGCCGTCGAGGCGCAGGAAGGCACGGACGCCCTCTTGAAGCGCATCACGACCCTGTCGCCGGTGCTGATCGGGACCCCGGAGCGGCGCAGGGGCGTGCTGGCCAAGGTGCCGAAGCCGATACAGGACCTGCGGCTCGACATGCCGACCATCGGCGTGCAGACGGTCGAGGCGGCGGCGGCGGCGGGCTTGAGTGGAATTGTCGGGCAGGCGGGGGCGCTGCTCGTCGTGGACAAGGCGCGCGTCTACGCCCGTGCCGCGGAACTGGGACTTTTCATCTATGGACACGCCCCCAACACCTAA
- a CDS encoding serine hydrolase yields MTRRAAVALSLAALGGSVLRRDVSGDAPVQSAGANAPALKDWPTLDALAQAMVDGKLTPGLSLSVMHKGVMLYSKGFGASDIDSGLAVTPQTSLRIASITKQFTAAAILLLAEQGHLSVHDPLSKFLPDFPRGAEVSLRQLLSHTSGMGDYINRQDHTILTEAQTRDYTTADVLKLIRAGKPLYRFAPGLGWAYSNSGFTLLSTIVEHLSGQSFADFCRQHLFLPAGMNNTTIDQSCEVTNAATRGYTPTPGGFLPNLPVSPSFLSGAGAIRSTTEDLCRWHSALLNDRVLKPYSFEAMLTPALLKNGEPAWERQGSEPLKYGFGVGLGVTEDSRRYCTHGGRINGFTGHLRSFIDEQVTVAILYNCDGGGAAHFGAAQKALRLEASRLGLEEAIKT; encoded by the coding sequence ATGACGCGCCGTGCGGCGGTGGCCCTGAGTCTGGCGGCTCTGGGCGGTAGCGTCCTGCGCCGTGATGTCTCCGGTGACGCCCCCGTACAGAGCGCAGGGGCGAATGCGCCCGCACTCAAGGACTGGCCGACGCTGGACGCGCTGGCACAGGCTATGGTCGATGGCAAGCTGACGCCGGGCTTGAGCCTCAGCGTCATGCATAAGGGCGTGATGCTCTATTCCAAGGGCTTCGGCGCGTCGGATATCGACAGCGGCCTGGCGGTGACGCCGCAGACCAGCCTGCGTATCGCCTCGATCACCAAGCAGTTCACCGCCGCGGCCATCCTGCTGCTGGCGGAGCAGGGGCACCTGTCGGTCCACGATCCGTTGTCGAAATTCCTGCCGGACTTTCCGCGCGGTGCGGAGGTCAGCCTGCGTCAGTTGCTCAGCCACACCTCCGGCATGGGCGACTATATCAACCGTCAGGACCACACTATTCTGACCGAAGCCCAGACGCGCGATTATACGACGGCCGATGTGCTCAAGCTGATCCGCGCGGGCAAGCCGCTTTACCGCTTCGCGCCGGGGCTGGGCTGGGCCTATTCCAATTCCGGCTTCACCCTGCTGTCGACCATTGTCGAGCATCTGTCGGGGCAGAGCTTTGCCGACTTCTGCCGTCAGCATCTGTTCCTGCCGGCGGGCATGAACAACACCACGATCGACCAGAGTTGCGAAGTCACTAACGCCGCGACGCGCGGCTATACGCCGACGCCGGGCGGTTTCCTGCCTAACCTGCCGGTGTCGCCGAGCTTCCTCAGCGGCGCAGGGGCCATCCGCTCCACGACCGAGGACCTGTGCCGCTGGCACTCGGCCCTGCTCAACGACCGGGTGCTTAAACCCTACAGTTTCGAGGCCATGCTGACGCCGGCCCTGCTGAAAAACGGTGAACCGGCGTGGGAGCGTCAGGGCAGCGAGCCTTTGAAATACGGGTTCGGCGTCGGTCTGGGCGTAACCGAGGACAGCCGTCGCTACTGTACGCATGGCGGACGCATCAATGGCTTCACCGGACACCTGCGCAGCTTCATCGACGAACAGGTGACCGTCGCCATCCTTTATAATTGCGACGGCGGCGGGGCGGCGCACTTCGGCGCGGCCCAGAAGGCGCTGCGGCTGGAGGCTTCGCGATTAGGGCTGGAGGAGGCCATCAAAACCTAA
- the lpxA gene encoding acyl-ACP--UDP-N-acetylglucosamine O-acyltransferase, with product MSIHPTAIIHDGAKLGEGVSVGPWCIVGPQVTLGDRVSLQSSVVIQGHTEIGADSHVHPFAVLGGSPQHLAHKGEDTRLIVGERNQIREHVTMHTGTVKGGGVTAVGDDCLFMVGSHVAHDCAVGNNVVLANNASLGGHVQVGDFVFLGGLCGVHQFARIGRYSFVGGAAMVTKDVIPYGSVWGNHARLEGLNLVGLKRRGFSRDLILSLRTAYRMMFAPEGTFQERLDDVLENFSDIPQVVEIVQFIREDSNRPICLPVE from the coding sequence ATGAGCATCCACCCCACCGCCATTATCCATGACGGGGCCAAACTCGGCGAAGGCGTCAGCGTCGGCCCGTGGTGCATCGTCGGCCCGCAGGTGACGCTGGGCGATCGCGTGTCGCTGCAATCGAGCGTGGTCATTCAGGGCCACACCGAAATCGGTGCCGACAGCCATGTGCATCCCTTCGCCGTGCTGGGCGGGTCGCCGCAGCATCTGGCGCACAAGGGCGAGGACACGCGCCTGATCGTCGGTGAGCGCAACCAGATCCGCGAACACGTCACCATGCACACCGGAACGGTGAAAGGCGGCGGCGTGACGGCGGTAGGCGACGACTGTCTGTTCATGGTCGGCAGCCACGTGGCGCACGACTGCGCGGTCGGAAACAATGTGGTGCTGGCCAACAACGCCTCTCTGGGCGGCCACGTTCAGGTCGGCGACTTCGTGTTTCTGGGCGGCCTGTGCGGCGTGCATCAGTTCGCCCGCATCGGTCGCTACAGCTTCGTCGGCGGCGCGGCCATGGTGACCAAGGACGTCATCCCCTACGGCTCTGTTTGGGGCAACCACGCCCGCCTTGAAGGGCTTAATCTGGTCGGGCTGAAGCGCCGCGGTTTCTCGCGCGATCTGATCCTGTCGCTGCGCACGGCCTATCGCATGATGTTCGCCCCCGAAGGCACCTTTCAGGAGAGGCTGGACGACGTGCTGGAAAACTTCAGCGACATCCCGCAGGTGGTCGAGATCGTGCAGTTCATCCGCGAGGATTCCAATCGTCCTATCTGCCTGCCGGTGGAGTGA
- a CDS encoding ComEC/Rec2 family competence protein: MTDAIAAQTGRLVLWLPVALGGGCAAYLSLRFEPSGLWVLGLIAAMGGLYALAQRFEWKLALRKCLLLALMVVLGVGLCKLRTQRVAAPVLSSEQTQFRLDAVVVDIVGTDTSEPKLLLAPLRLSGVAPEETPIRVRLSLRELPPDIAPGQAISTFAILHPPAGPNIPGGYDYARAAWFDAVGAVGFAPGRVRLIETPPLPVALQRMTALNHWRWEVTQRLTAQVNAPRMGGFAAALVTGHQAFLAPDLVEDMRDSGLAHILSISGLHMAIVGGFAFFACRAALALLPFVALHYPIKKWAAGFGIVAVGVYLALSGAPSPAIRAAVVAWVAFGAILFDRRALSLRALAVAAIIVLLLMPEAVLEPGFQMSFCATAALLALAEASRNPVRELDVPWWVRGWQNIWHWLKVSVLASTVAGLATTPFGIFYFGRAQMYGLISNLLEAPVTGFVVMPALAVGTVLSATPLSMPFLWLASQGLTVIAHIAAFVADLPGAVMTVGAPPNLALAVSMGGVLWMCLIRGNARWLGLIAALAVVYWPRETPPDIWLDAEGGNAAIQTKGSAYALRPTVRQYGYQLWLKRYALNEAGGRLAQDYVCKSYICVPTATAPYRIGFAFGRKSPKPEQLEALCLSSKLVVLRSQITDWPDGCAGVNRITASDFERLGAMELTRTEAGGWNVKAAEPLRGRRPWTQKRVKY, from the coding sequence GTGACCGATGCGATCGCGGCGCAAACCGGTCGTCTGGTCCTGTGGCTGCCGGTGGCGCTGGGGGGCGGGTGCGCGGCCTATCTCAGCCTGCGTTTTGAACCCTCAGGGCTGTGGGTTCTCGGCCTGATCGCGGCTATGGGTGGCCTGTACGCCTTGGCGCAACGCTTTGAATGGAAACTTGCGCTTCGCAAGTGTCTGTTGCTGGCCCTGATGGTTGTGCTGGGAGTGGGACTTTGCAAGCTGCGTACGCAACGCGTGGCGGCGCCGGTTCTGTCGTCCGAACAGACGCAGTTCCGGCTGGATGCGGTGGTGGTCGATATCGTCGGGACCGATACGTCCGAGCCGAAACTTCTGCTGGCCCCCTTGCGGCTTTCCGGCGTTGCGCCCGAAGAGACGCCGATCCGGGTGCGCCTGAGTCTGCGCGAGTTGCCGCCGGATATCGCGCCGGGTCAGGCCATTTCCACCTTTGCCATCCTGCATCCGCCGGCCGGGCCGAATATTCCCGGCGGTTACGACTATGCGCGCGCGGCGTGGTTCGATGCGGTCGGTGCGGTGGGCTTTGCGCCGGGGCGTGTCCGGCTGATCGAGACGCCGCCCCTGCCTGTAGCTTTGCAGCGCATGACGGCCCTCAATCACTGGCGCTGGGAGGTGACGCAGCGTTTGACGGCGCAGGTCAACGCTCCGCGCATGGGAGGATTTGCCGCGGCGCTGGTCACCGGGCATCAGGCCTTTCTCGCCCCCGATCTGGTCGAGGACATGCGCGATTCCGGTCTGGCGCATATTCTGTCCATTTCAGGCCTGCACATGGCCATTGTCGGCGGGTTCGCCTTTTTTGCCTGTCGCGCGGCATTGGCCTTGCTGCCGTTTGTCGCCTTGCACTACCCGATCAAGAAGTGGGCGGCAGGCTTCGGCATCGTCGCGGTCGGCGTCTATCTGGCCCTGTCCGGCGCGCCGTCTCCCGCCATTCGCGCCGCCGTCGTGGCGTGGGTGGCGTTCGGCGCGATATTGTTCGACCGCCGTGCCCTGAGCCTGCGCGCCCTGGCGGTGGCAGCGATCATCGTCCTGCTGCTGATGCCGGAAGCCGTGCTCGAACCGGGGTTTCAGATGTCCTTTTGCGCCACGGCAGCCTTGCTGGCTCTGGCCGAGGCGTCGCGCAACCCGGTGCGTGAACTGGATGTGCCGTGGTGGGTGAGGGGGTGGCAAAATATATGGCACTGGCTGAAGGTGTCGGTTCTGGCCTCGACCGTCGCCGGGTTGGCGACGACGCCGTTTGGCATCTTCTATTTCGGCCGCGCCCAGATGTATGGCCTGATCAGCAATCTGCTCGAAGCGCCGGTGACCGGTTTCGTGGTCATGCCGGCGCTGGCGGTCGGAACAGTCCTTAGTGCGACGCCCTTGAGTATGCCGTTTCTATGGCTGGCCAGCCAGGGATTGACCGTCATCGCCCATATTGCGGCCTTTGTCGCCGATCTGCCCGGAGCCGTGATGACCGTCGGCGCGCCTCCCAATCTGGCATTAGCGGTTTCCATGGGTGGTGTGTTGTGGATGTGCCTGATCAGGGGCAATGCCAGATGGCTGGGTTTGATTGCCGCTCTGGCCGTTGTCTACTGGCCGCGTGAGACACCGCCGGATATCTGGCTCGACGCCGAAGGGGGTAATGCGGCGATACAGACGAAGGGTTCGGCCTACGCCTTGCGTCCCACCGTGCGTCAATATGGCTATCAGCTCTGGTTGAAACGCTATGCGCTGAACGAAGCCGGCGGGCGACTGGCGCAGGACTATGTCTGCAAAAGCTATATCTGTGTGCCGACGGCGACCGCACCCTATCGCATCGGTTTCGCCTTCGGGCGCAAATCGCCTAAACCCGAACAGCTTGAAGCCCTGTGTCTGTCGTCAAAACTGGTCGTTTTGCGCTCGCAGATAACAGACTGGCCGGATGGCTGTGCAGGGGTCAACCGCATCACCGCCTCGGATTTCGAACGGTTAGGCGCGATGGAACTGACGCGCACAGAGGCCGGTGGCTGGAACGTAAAAGCCGCCGAACCCTTGAGAGGTCGGCGGCCCTGGACGCAAAAACGCGTCAAATATTAA
- the lpxD gene encoding UDP-3-O-(3-hydroxymyristoyl)glucosamine N-acyltransferase has translation MPDQRFFDVASEIAVDDVLGLTFSTLASDRGLGKRVSGCAPLSIAGQGDAAYFSDRRYLQNLRETRAGYAFVHEGDVPSVPQETLALISRSPQASWSRLAAKLYRPRRHEGMQPIHPSARIEEGVTLGVGVIVGQDVEIGRGTRIEAYTVIGPGCQIGRDCHIGAQATIYCALIGDRVHLASGVRIGEAGFGVSGDHEGLIDVPQLGRVILQDQVSIGAGTCVDRGAYDDTVIGEASKIDNMVQIAHNVKLGRNVIVAAHSGLSGSVRVGDGAMFGGRAGVIDHIDIGVGAKVAAGAVVFKDVPAGQMWSGFPAKPSRQFLRETAWLSKAATKDKG, from the coding sequence ATGCCCGATCAAAGATTCTTTGATGTCGCTTCCGAAATCGCCGTCGACGACGTTCTCGGTCTGACCTTTTCCACTCTGGCGTCCGACAGGGGCCTGGGTAAACGCGTGTCCGGCTGCGCGCCCTTGTCAATCGCGGGACAGGGCGACGCTGCCTATTTCAGCGACCGCCGCTACCTGCAGAATCTGCGGGAAACCCGCGCCGGCTATGCCTTTGTGCACGAAGGTGATGTCCCAAGCGTGCCGCAAGAGACCCTGGCCCTGATCAGCCGCTCGCCGCAGGCTTCATGGTCGCGTCTGGCGGCGAAGCTGTATCGCCCGCGTCGTCACGAAGGGATGCAGCCCATCCATCCGTCGGCGCGTATTGAGGAGGGCGTCACGCTGGGCGTCGGCGTCATCGTCGGACAGGACGTGGAGATCGGGCGCGGGACGCGCATCGAGGCCTATACGGTGATCGGACCGGGCTGCCAGATCGGCCGCGACTGTCATATCGGCGCGCAGGCCACGATCTATTGCGCTTTGATCGGAGACCGGGTGCATCTGGCGTCCGGCGTGCGAATCGGCGAGGCTGGGTTCGGCGTGTCGGGCGATCACGAGGGACTGATCGATGTGCCGCAACTGGGGCGTGTCATTCTTCAGGATCAGGTGTCGATCGGCGCGGGCACCTGCGTGGATCGCGGCGCCTATGACGATACGGTCATTGGCGAGGCGTCAAAGATCGACAATATGGTTCAGATCGCCCATAACGTTAAGTTGGGGCGTAACGTCATCGTGGCGGCGCATTCGGGGCTTTCCGGTTCTGTCCGGGTGGGTGATGGGGCGATGTTCGGGGGACGGGCGGGCGTCATCGATCATATCGATATAGGCGTCGGGGCGAAAGTCGCCGCGGGCGCTGTTGTGTTTAAGGATGTCCCGGCGGGACAGATGTGGTCCGGTTTCCCGGCCAAGCCGTCGCGGCAGTTCCTGCGTGAAACGGCCTGGCTGAGCAAGGCGGCCACCAAGGATAAGGGCTAA
- the lpxB gene encoding lipid-A-disaccharide synthase, with translation MLVAAEASGDMLGAGLMRELQRQSPVPLSFCGVGGKRMADLGVESPFDIAELSILGLVEGLKAYKRVKARVADTVALASREKPDAVVLIDSWGFTLRVAHGIRAVMPDVPLIKYVGPQVWATRPGRARTLARSVDLLLALHPMDAPYFEKEGLKTVVVGNPALNVDFTQADPKGLRARLSLGDAPMLLVLPGSRPSEIKRLMPVFRETIEGLARARPDLKFVVPVADTVRDLVHEGLRGVDAGLSLLDSEADKLSAMRAATVALACSGTVTTELALAGCPMIVAYKVEPLTYFLFKHISPLQHVTLFNIMAQKGVAPEFIQHECTAENLIRALSERLDDPAFREAQTTEQFSALDLMGRGQPAPAIRAAEAVLQYLKLT, from the coding sequence ATGCTGGTGGCTGCCGAGGCTTCTGGCGACATGCTGGGCGCGGGGCTGATGCGCGAACTGCAGCGGCAGTCGCCCGTGCCTCTAAGCTTCTGCGGCGTCGGCGGCAAGCGTATGGCCGACTTGGGCGTAGAGAGCCCGTTCGACATCGCCGAATTGTCCATTCTGGGGCTTGTCGAGGGGCTGAAAGCCTATAAGCGCGTCAAGGCGCGTGTCGCCGATACGGTGGCCTTGGCCTCGCGTGAAAAGCCCGACGCCGTGGTGCTGATCGACTCGTGGGGGTTTACGCTGCGTGTGGCGCACGGCATCCGCGCCGTCATGCCCGATGTACCTTTGATCAAATATGTCGGGCCGCAGGTCTGGGCCACCCGTCCGGGCCGCGCCAGGACTCTGGCCCGAAGCGTCGACCTGCTGCTGGCCCTGCACCCCATGGATGCGCCCTATTTTGAAAAGGAAGGCCTCAAGACGGTCGTCGTCGGCAATCCGGCGCTGAATGTCGATTTCACGCAGGCCGATCCGAAAGGTCTTCGGGCACGGCTGAGCCTCGGTGATGCGCCGATGCTGCTGGTCCTGCCGGGCAGCCGCCCGTCCGAGATCAAGCGCCTGATGCCGGTCTTCCGCGAAACCATCGAAGGGCTGGCGCGGGCGCGTCCGGACCTGAAATTCGTCGTGCCGGTGGCTGATACGGTGCGTGATCTGGTGCACGAAGGTCTGAGGGGTGTAGACGCGGGCTTGTCCCTGCTCGACAGCGAGGCCGACAAGCTGTCGGCCATGCGGGCGGCGACGGTGGCGCTGGCCTGTTCCGGCACGGTGACCACCGAACTGGCGCTGGCCGGATGTCCGATGATCGTAGCCTATAAGGTCGAGCCCCTGACCTATTTCCTGTTCAAGCACATTTCGCCGCTTCAGCACGTCACGCTGTTCAACATCATGGCGCAGAAGGGGGTGGCGCCGGAATTCATCCAGCACGAATGTACGGCGGAGAACCTGATCCGGGCCCTGTCCGAACGGCTGGACGATCCGGCCTTCCGGGAGGCTCAAACGACGGAACAGTTCTCGGCGCTGGACCTGATGGGGCGCGGACAACCGGCCCCGGCCATTCGCGCCGCCGAAGCCGTTCTGCAGTATCTCAAACTGACATAA
- the gltA gene encoding citrate synthase codes for MTQTPPAKVTVGDKVIDLPILKGSIGPDVIDIRKLYAQSDAFTYDPGFTSTASCESKITYIDGDQGVLLHRGYPIDQLASQSNFLETCYLLLHGELPSAAEYEKFESTITRHTMLHAQFDRFFDGFRRDAHPMAIMTGAVGALSAFYHDSLDIHDAQQREISAHRLIAKMPTIAARAFKYSVGQPFVHPKNNLSYAENFLRMCFAVPAEDYVVDPALVRAMDRIFILHADHEQNASTSTVRLAGSSGANPFACIAAGIACLWGPSHGGANEEALNMLREIGTPEKIPEFIAGVKDRRYKLMGFGHRVYKNYDPRAKVMQTSAYEVLAATGRENDPLFQVAKELEAVALKDDFFIERKLFPNVDFYSGITLSAMGFPTTMFTVLFALARTVGWIAQWKEMIEDPGQKIGRPRQLYTGATQRDFVPVSQRG; via the coding sequence ATGACCCAGACACCTCCCGCCAAAGTCACCGTAGGCGACAAGGTCATAGATCTGCCGATCCTGAAGGGCTCGATCGGCCCGGACGTGATCGACATTCGTAAGCTCTATGCGCAGTCCGATGCCTTCACCTACGATCCGGGCTTTACCTCCACGGCGTCGTGCGAATCGAAGATCACCTATATCGACGGTGATCAGGGCGTGCTGCTGCACCGCGGCTATCCCATCGATCAACTGGCGTCGCAGTCGAACTTCCTCGAAACCTGCTACCTTCTGCTTCACGGCGAACTGCCGTCCGCCGCCGAGTACGAAAAGTTCGAAAGCACCATCACCCGCCACACCATGCTGCACGCGCAGTTCGACCGGTTCTTTGACGGTTTCCGCCGTGATGCGCACCCGATGGCCATCATGACCGGCGCGGTCGGCGCTCTGTCGGCCTTCTATCACGACAGCCTCGACATCCATGACGCCCAGCAGCGCGAAATCTCGGCGCACCGCCTGATCGCCAAGATGCCGACCATCGCCGCGCGCGCCTTCAAATACAGCGTCGGTCAGCCCTTCGTGCATCCGAAGAACAACCTCTCCTACGCCGAAAACTTCCTGCGCATGTGCTTCGCTGTTCCGGCCGAAGACTATGTGGTCGATCCGGCTCTGGTACGCGCCATGGACCGCATCTTCATCCTGCACGCCGACCACGAACAGAACGCCTCGACCTCGACGGTTCGTCTCGCCGGGTCGTCGGGTGCCAACCCGTTCGCCTGTATCGCCGCCGGCATCGCCTGCCTGTGGGGCCCGTCGCACGGTGGGGCCAACGAAGAAGCGCTGAACATGCTGCGCGAAATCGGCACGCCGGAAAAGATTCCGGAATTCATCGCTGGCGTGAAGGACCGTCGCTACAAGCTGATGGGCTTTGGTCACCGCGTCTATAAGAACTACGATCCGCGCGCCAAGGTCATGCAGACCTCGGCCTACGAAGTTCTGGCCGCCACGGGCCGCGAAAACGACCCGCTGTTCCAGGTCGCCAAGGAACTGGAAGCCGTCGCCCTGAAGGACGACTTCTTCATCGAGCGCAAGCTGTTCCCGAACGTCGATTTCTATTCCGGCATAACCCTGTCGGCCATGGGCTTCCCGACCACCATGTTCACCGTGCTGTTCGCTCTGGCGCGCACCGTGGGCTGGATCGCCCAGTGGAAGGAAATGATCGAAGATCCGGGTCAGAAGATCGGCCGTCCGCGCCAGCTCTACACCGGCGCCACGCAACGCGACTTCGTTCCGGTGTCGCAACGCGGTTAA